The proteins below are encoded in one region of Vespa velutina chromosome 11, iVesVel2.1, whole genome shotgun sequence:
- the LOC124953008 gene encoding protein-lysine N-methyltransferase EEF2KMT isoform X2, which translates to MDYYIIDLKKLFSCCAPINKLKQVFQKLKKEKENGMISIDVQKKILDNTVNNILIKQYPVKYSYQRAFIKLLIGELEQNGDEIDDDVFVAYCNLISVSEKDLHYRHFLQEHGDLQYITIQESINIISKGTTGLCVWQGALHLAGWCFKNRNQFYGKNILELGCGVGLTGLSIINACTPKQYIFTDCHESVLDILCDNLRIKYNDSDVKVIKLRWEDINKYIREDMTAVHDVIIGADILYESTSFYSLITGLNFLLTSNNYAIIAATIRNEDTVKKFLNQLGEYNLTYLECDIPEQTVSIESTNVPVKILQIFKKD; encoded by the exons ATGGATTactatattattgatttaaaaaaattattttcttgttgcGCCCCAATAAATAAACTCAAACAAGTG TTCCagaaattgaagaaagaaaaggaaaatggtaTGATTAGTATAgatgttcaaaaaaaaattttagataATACAGTGAATAATATCTTGATTAAACAATATCCCGTCAAATATTCCTATCAGAGAGCATTTATTAAGTTATTAATTGGCGAG ttAGAACAAAACGGTGATGAAATAGACGATGATGTTTTTGTTGCATATTGCAATTTAATATCAGTATCTGAAAAAGATCTGCATTATCGTCACTTTTTACAAGAACACGGagatttacaatatattacaatacaagaaagtataaatattatatccaaGGGAACAACTGGATTATGCGTTTGGCAg GGTGCTTTACATCTGGCAGGATGgtgttttaaaaatagaaatcagTTTTATGGTAAAAATATCTTAGAACTTGGATGTGGAGTTGGACTAACTGGTTTGAGTATTATAAATGCTTGTACACCCAAGCAATACATATTTACTGATTGCCATGAAAGTGTTCTAGATATACTTTGTGATAAT ttacgtattaaatataatgattcagatgtaaaagtaataaaattgagATGGGAggatataaacaaatatatcagGGAAGATATGACAGCAGTTCATGACGTTATTATAGGTGCAGATATACTTTATGAAAgcacttctttttattcattaataactggattaaattttctcttaacGTCTAACAATTATGCCATCATCGCCGCGACAATACGTAATGAGGATACCGTAAAAAAGTTTCTCAATCAATTag gagAATACAATCTTACTTACCTGGAATGTGATATACCAGAACAAACAGTTTCAATCGAATCAACTAATGTACCTGTAAAGATACTACagatatttaaaaaggatTGA
- the LOC124953010 gene encoding CUE domain-containing protein 1, which yields MASATEQQQQQQQTTLEFYQAMADFKNMFPQMDDDVIEAVLRSNQGAVDTTIDQLLSMSTDNENEKIRSELEQSEEFPNVTKSLKSDSSKSLKHLHKWQPPLLGPLPDTFLRLPQQLSKDTLDGVYSQENSMLEDERIAMFLQDEEFMAQLRWNEDFLSTLENDSKLQGTGLEKCSNQSGHDDEDLFRERLRNMGKVSRRKFAQLTKVFTRSKKRGGRQLLPPTASCDDLLDPEESSRPQS from the exons ATGGCATCAGCTACagaacagcagcaacaacaacaacagacCACCCTGGAGTTTTATCAGGCAATGGCTGATTTTAAAAACATGTTTCCACAAATGGATGATGATGTAATCGAA GCTGTGTTAAGATCTAATCAAGGAGCTGTGGATACAACGATTGACCAATTGTTATCTATGAGTACAgacaatgaaaatgaaaagataagaagTGAATTGGAGCAGAGCGAAGAATTTCCTAATGTTACCAAATCTTTAAAATCGGATTCTAGTAAATCACTGAAACATCTTCATAAATGGCAGCCTCCTTTATTAGGACCATTACCGGATACGTTTCTTAGACTTCCCCAGCAATTATCCAAGGATACCTTAGATGGGGTATATTCACAAGAAAATTCTATGTTGGAAGATGAAAGAATTGCTATGTTTCTTCAAGATGAAGAATTTATGGCACAGCTACGTTGGAATGAAGATTTCCTTTCTACTTTAGAAAATG attcAAAGTTACAAGGCACTGGCCTTGAAAAATGCAGCAATCAGAGTGGGCACGACGACGAAGATTTGTTTAGAGAAAGATTAAGAAATATGGGTAAAG TATCGCGTCGTAAGTTCGCGCAACTTACGAAAGTATTTACGCGTAGCAAGAAACGAGGAGGACGACAATTATTACCACCAACAGCATCATGTGATGATCTTTTAGATCCAGAGGAATCATCTAGACCACAGTCTTAA
- the LOC124953008 gene encoding protein-lysine N-methyltransferase EEF2KMT isoform X1: MDYYIIDLKKLFSCCAPINKLKQVFQKLKKEKENGMISIDVQKKILDNTVNNILIKQYPVKYSYQRAFIKLLIGELEQNGDEIDDDVFVAYCNLISVSEKDLHYRHFLQEHGDLQYITIQESINIISKGTTGLCVWQGALHLAGWCFKNRNQFYGKNILELGCGVGLTGLSIINACTPKQYIFTDCHESVLDILCDNVRFNLSFIQDKISDETLTLNDKLKLRIKYNDSDVKVIKLRWEDINKYIREDMTAVHDVIIGADILYESTSFYSLITGLNFLLTSNNYAIIAATIRNEDTVKKFLNQLGEYNLTYLECDIPEQTVSIESTNVPVKILQIFKKD; this comes from the exons ATGGATTactatattattgatttaaaaaaattattttcttgttgcGCCCCAATAAATAAACTCAAACAAGTG TTCCagaaattgaagaaagaaaaggaaaatggtaTGATTAGTATAgatgttcaaaaaaaaattttagataATACAGTGAATAATATCTTGATTAAACAATATCCCGTCAAATATTCCTATCAGAGAGCATTTATTAAGTTATTAATTGGCGAG ttAGAACAAAACGGTGATGAAATAGACGATGATGTTTTTGTTGCATATTGCAATTTAATATCAGTATCTGAAAAAGATCTGCATTATCGTCACTTTTTACAAGAACACGGagatttacaatatattacaatacaagaaagtataaatattatatccaaGGGAACAACTGGATTATGCGTTTGGCAg GGTGCTTTACATCTGGCAGGATGgtgttttaaaaatagaaatcagTTTTATGGTAAAAATATCTTAGAACTTGGATGTGGAGTTGGACTAACTGGTTTGAGTATTATAAATGCTTGTACACCCAAGCAATACATATTTACTGATTGCCATGAAAGTGTTCTAGATATACTTTGTGATAATGTgagatttaatttatcatttattcaaGATAAAATATCCGATGAAACTCTtacattaaatgataaattaaagttacgtattaaatataatgattcagatgtaaaagtaataaaattgagATGGGAggatataaacaaatatatcagGGAAGATATGACAGCAGTTCATGACGTTATTATAGGTGCAGATATACTTTATGAAAgcacttctttttattcattaataactggattaaattttctcttaacGTCTAACAATTATGCCATCATCGCCGCGACAATACGTAATGAGGATACCGTAAAAAAGTTTCTCAATCAATTag gagAATACAATCTTACTTACCTGGAATGTGATATACCAGAACAAACAGTTTCAATCGAATCAACTAATGTACCTGTAAAGATACTACagatatttaaaaaggatTGA
- the LOC124953008 gene encoding protein-lysine N-methyltransferase EEF2KMT isoform X3: MLEQNGDEIDDDVFVAYCNLISVSEKDLHYRHFLQEHGDLQYITIQESINIISKGTTGLCVWQGALHLAGWCFKNRNQFYGKNILELGCGVGLTGLSIINACTPKQYIFTDCHESVLDILCDNVRFNLSFIQDKISDETLTLNDKLKLRIKYNDSDVKVIKLRWEDINKYIREDMTAVHDVIIGADILYESTSFYSLITGLNFLLTSNNYAIIAATIRNEDTVKKFLNQLGEYNLTYLECDIPEQTVSIESTNVPVKILQIFKKD, translated from the exons atg ttAGAACAAAACGGTGATGAAATAGACGATGATGTTTTTGTTGCATATTGCAATTTAATATCAGTATCTGAAAAAGATCTGCATTATCGTCACTTTTTACAAGAACACGGagatttacaatatattacaatacaagaaagtataaatattatatccaaGGGAACAACTGGATTATGCGTTTGGCAg GGTGCTTTACATCTGGCAGGATGgtgttttaaaaatagaaatcagTTTTATGGTAAAAATATCTTAGAACTTGGATGTGGAGTTGGACTAACTGGTTTGAGTATTATAAATGCTTGTACACCCAAGCAATACATATTTACTGATTGCCATGAAAGTGTTCTAGATATACTTTGTGATAATGTgagatttaatttatcatttattcaaGATAAAATATCCGATGAAACTCTtacattaaatgataaattaaagttacgtattaaatataatgattcagatgtaaaagtaataaaattgagATGGGAggatataaacaaatatatcagGGAAGATATGACAGCAGTTCATGACGTTATTATAGGTGCAGATATACTTTATGAAAgcacttctttttattcattaataactggattaaattttctcttaacGTCTAACAATTATGCCATCATCGCCGCGACAATACGTAATGAGGATACCGTAAAAAAGTTTCTCAATCAATTag gagAATACAATCTTACTTACCTGGAATGTGATATACCAGAACAAACAGTTTCAATCGAATCAACTAATGTACCTGTAAAGATACTACagatatttaaaaaggatTGA
- the LOC124953004 gene encoding WASH complex subunit 4 has product MIESSSWNSKKDETIYKAAGSMLLRKYGQFFDTLADRFWLNDSTLEYFMEGPIRLVYQTVEDISIISLVEMESKDLSKLLGAVAGTCREIRLLKKEANTFYAKLFAHSEKSMDDDLKNIGNLLSDLQCLSTFVNRILTVLQLTTQQLFSLAGGSHEIYLPALIEHFIDLFILLVILDEVIDAQPSILNYWKKYRMNIRSVIHSPTQFGIPEAKLHMLDKLLKDLQEQLLKKTVFSKAVEYVMDVNKGPIMNDQIVNYLKNLMSDVESKSNDNAALNKNWIRANVGVVVLTKLFGTCDKKLVKRVSEANKKFYAVTLIGNVIWIPSKFLNEFLPKEVGSAVSSQIGEKLLLNRTQKLAVTVNVLINKAMMWCLEMQSILMKGSLQISDIGHKRILLTDIITLLAQIKEIISFITNLHANLVKPMNRNTVQHICKLIEIQKSLQTWFYILGPVVVQSQDQVLQYLNYYILAILVTARKGLIQKDRGYSKERLDALSLIGLSMRLINGPASADRRLIVRCALACASQLTETFKDEDIVKLKFLLDNYDVFAELYDNVDDLCDYSVLLHHQNIIPAYLSSVIEKNINISHLVHFFDAFNNVLDQQELSDMSEQHVKDLKEMLLKTVLEPACREIETSLRLHVHAHLKLDSSNPFEVGAKDGGRIVHSLPLPLANTMIYAKRFIEHYLDDMFYNLTTVALHDWKTYRTMHALANYKLNLDTVHNHLPTQTLEQGLDALEIMRNIHVFVSKYLYNLNTQTFIEHTSNNKHLNTIGIRHIANSIRTHGTGIMSTTVNFVYQFLRVKLHTFSQFMFDEHIKSRLMRDIRFIKSQRESGAIPYTYERAEKFQKGIRKLGMTPDGLSYLDQFRQLITHIGNALGYVRLIRSGGLHASSNAVSFLPDIHLNMSFETMCKNLNYNETTQAAAKRLEDDIGNLVHNFTEGIHYFKLLVDVFASAFRDPKSHHLQKFYAIVPPLTLSFVDNSVSNKEKMFKRNQTGGAFTDDGFAMGVAYINALLDQSAELDALHWFETVENHINAENKDDHGDEKLQQTRALTLKRLGERSAEFRLLYYSLSGARVFFKQPDS; this is encoded by the coding sequence aTGATTGAATCATCATCGTGGAACTCCAAAAAGGATGAAACTATATACAAAGCTGCCGGTTCCATGCTATTACGAAAGTATGGACAATTTTTTGACACTTTGGCAGATAGATTTTGGCTAAATGATTCAACCTTGGAATATTTTATGGAAGGACCTATACGACTTGTCTATCAAACGGTCGAAGATATCAGTATTATATCTTTGGTAGAAATGGAAAGTAAAGATTTATCCAAGTTGCTTGGTGCTGTTGCAGGAACATGTAGAGAAATAAGACTGCTAAAGAAAGAAGCTAATACTTTTTATGCTAAGCTCTTTGCACACAGTGAAAAGAGTATGGACGATGATCTAAAAAACATTGGCAACCTTTTATCCGATCTCCAATGTTTATCAACTTTTGTAAATAGAATATTGACAGTTTTACAATTGACCACACAGCAGTTATTCAGTTTAGCTGGAGGATCTCATGAAATATATTTGCCTGCTTTGATAGAACATTTCATAGACTTATTTATACTTCTTGTAATATTGGACGAAGTTATCGATGCACAACcatcaatattaaattattggaAGAAGTATAGGATGAATATACGCTCTGTTATACATAGTCCAACACAATTTGGAATACCTGAAGCTAAACTTCATATgcttgataaattattaaaagatttgcAGGAACAGTTATTGAAAAAAACTGTGTTTTCTAAAGCAGTCGAATATGTAATGGATGTAAATAAAGGTCCAATTATGAACGatcaaattgttaattatttgaaaaacttGATGTCAGATGTAGAAAGCAAATCTAATGACAATGctgcattaaataaaaattggattAGAGCTAATGTTGGTGTTGTTGTactaacaaaattatttggaACCTGTGATAAGAAATTAGTCAAACGGGTATCAGAAGCTAACAAAAAGTTTTATGCTGTAACATTAATTGGAAATGTCATTTGGATACccagtaaatttttaaatgaattcttACCGAAGGAAGTTGGGAGTGCTGTTAGTTCACAAATAGGTGAAAAACTTCTTTTAAACAGAACACAAAAATTGGCAGTTACTGTAAATGTTTTGATAAATAAAGCTATGATGTGGTGCTTAGAGATGCAGAGCATTTTAATGAAAGGTAGTCTTCAGATTTCTGATATAGGACACAAGCGTATATTACTTACggatataattacattattagcACAAATTAAggaaattatatcttttataacaaATCTCCATGCTAATCTGGTAAAACCAATGAATCGAAACACAGTTCAGCATATTTGTAAACTTATAGAAATACAGAAATCTCTCCAAACATGGTTCTATATATTGGGTCCAGTTGTAGTACAGTCACAAGATCAAGTATTACAATATCttaactattatattttagcTATACTTGTAACAGCCCGAAAAGGTTTAATTCAAAAAGATAGAGGCTATAGTAAAGAAAGACTCGATGCACTATCATTAATAGGACTAAGTATGCGCCTAATAAATGGGCCTGCTAGTGCAGACAGAAGATTAATAGTCAGATGTGCTCTTGCGTGTGCTAGTCAGTTGACTGAAACTTTCAAAGATGAGGATATAGTGAAgcttaaatttttattagacaaTTATGATGTCTTTGCAGAACTTTATGATAATGTTGATGATCTCTGTGATTATTCAGTATTGTTACatcatcaaaatataatacctGCATACCTATCTTctgtaattgaaaaaaatatcaacatCAGTCATTTAGTTCACTTTTTTGATGCATTTAATAATGTTCTTGATCAACAAGAATTATCTGACATGAGTGAACAACACgttaaagatttaaaagaaatgttacTGAAAACTGTACTAGAACCAGCTTGCCGTGAAATTGAAACAAGTCTACGACTTCATGTACATGCACACTTGAAATTAGATTCCAGTAATCCCTTTGAAGTGGGTGCCAAAGATGGTGGAAGAATAGTCCATTCATTGCCTTTACCTTTAGCTAATACAATGATATATGCTAAAAGGTTTATTGAACATTATCTGGATGATATGTTTTATAATCTTACCACAGTAGCATTGCATGATTGGAAAACATATAGAACGATGCACGCTTTGgctaattacaaattaaatctTGATACTGTACACAATCATTTACCAACACAAACCTTGGAGCAAGGTTTGGATGCTTTGGAAATTATGAGAAATATACATGTCTTTGTATCCAAATATCTATACAATTTGAATACACAAACATTTATAGAACATACAAGTAacaataaacatttaaataccATTGGGATTCGTCACATAGCTAATTCAATTAGAACTCATGGAACTGGTATTATGAGTACTACTGTAAATTTTGTGTATCAATTTCTTCGTGTTAAATTACACACATTTTCGCAGTTTATGTTTGACGAACATATAAAATCTCGATTAATGCGAgatataagatttattaaatcacAACGTGAAAGTGGAGCTATACCTTATACATATGAAAGAGCAGAAAAATTTCAGAAAGGAATAAGGAAATTGGGAATGACTCCTGATGGATTAAGTTATTTAGATCAATTTCGTCAATTGATAACTCACATTGGAAATGCTCTTGGATATGTACGATTGATTAGATCTGGTGGATTACATGCAAGCTCAAATGCAGTATCATTTCTACCAGATATTCATTTAAACATGTCATTTGAAACCAtgtgtaaaaatttaaattataatgaaacaaCGCAAGCTGCTGCTAAACGTTTAGAGGATGACATTGGAAATTTAGTTCATAACTTTACAGAAGGcatacattattttaaattactgGTTGATGTATTTGCATCTGCTTTTCGAGATCCTAAATCACATCATTTACAGAAATTCTATGCTATAGTACCGCCTTTAACATTAAGTTTTGTTGATAATTCAGtatcaaataaagaaaagatgttTAAAAGAAACCAAACCGGAGGAGCTTTTACAGATGACGGTTTTGCAATGGGAGTAGCATATATAAATGCTCTTCTTGATCAAAGTGCGGAATTAGATGCATTACATTGGTTTGAAACAGTTGAAAATCATATCAATGcagaaaataaagatgatcATGGAGACGAAAAGTTGCAACAAACCAGGGCACTAACTTTAAAACGCTTAGGAGAAAGAAGTGCAGAATTTCGATTACTATATTACAGTCTTTCTGGAGCAAGGGTTTTCTTTAAACAACCAGATTCATAG